Genomic DNA from Hordeum vulgare subsp. vulgare chromosome 2H, MorexV3_pseudomolecules_assembly, whole genome shotgun sequence:
TCCTGCATGTCAAAGACCTAGTTCCTAGCACTTGGCTCCATATTATCTGCCTTTTTTGCCAACAAAGATTCATCAGATAAGGCCCAGATGCATCTTGACATGATGCATGACAAGAAGGCGTGGCGCCAAGAGTCCTCACCACGCACCAAATGAGAAAGAAATTTACGGACGGGCCCGAGTAAAGAGCCCAACAGTGAAAACATGCGGACCCAGACGACGACGACCTAGGAAATCCAAAGGAGATGGGATATAGCATTGGGGCAATAATTATTTTTTGACTTCTTTGAAGAAAATATTAATTCCTTGACTTTGAATTTCGTCAATGTTGAAATACCCATTTTAGAGAGGCGACCCTGTACTCGTTTCTTGTCCGATACCTTTTACTTTACCATGACACAATTTAACCGGCaataactttatatggtattaCTAATGCGTTTTTTGTTAATATGTTTGCTCATCACTTTAGGTCACTTCCTCGTTTGGTTTCTTCACACAATGAAAGGCATGCGATGTGCATTTACTCTTCTTTTAACCCTTTCTCTCAACAATTTTCGTTTCTCTCCTTCCTTTCCCGGGCCGCATTTTAGACTTGGTTTGTTCACACAATGAAATGCATGCAATACACATttacttttttctattttttcttaacAATTTTGTTTTCTCTCCTCCCTTTCCCCCACCACATTATAGACTACCATCCAACAACACATAGTGGAGCTCGGGCTGGTGGCCTCCATTCATGCGGTTCACGGACGAGTTTGATGACTCTAGGCATTGTGTGTGGGCGATCAATCTCGAATCATTGCACCCCTCACATTCCCACTCGAGGAGTAACACGTGAGTCAAGCTGATGCAACCACCTCCAAGCGTGAACCACACTGTTGACTTGCAATCTCGGAGCAtcgaaatcataccacatgatgaGCTTTGTGTTTCAAAGAGGCATAGAGAAGGAGAGCGGTGGTGAGATGCGAGAGAGGGATAGGTGGATCGGGAGAAACGTGGCGAAAGGGAAGTTCGCCACGTAGGAAACCTTCCCCAAGTCCATCACGTAAAACCCTAGGAGCTAGGGCGGTGGCACCGATTACCTCCTTCGGGTGAAATAATGGGTCCCCTCTCCCTCCTTTCGTTACTTCGGCGACATGAGTGGGCTGGGTAGGGTGAGATTTTTAGTTTGGAGTTTCATCCGGAGTTGAGGTGGTGAGGCGATGGTGCTACTATTGGTATGTATTAAATCCTCCCTGCTTTATACTTGTTCCGATGATGCTTCTTGTGATCGTTGTAAGGCATATGAGTGGTCCCTAGATCCGATTCTACAGGTGGTGGTTTTTCTTTTGTAGGTTTTCCTTGTTGGCCCTATCCCCGGAGCGGCTTGCGTGACTTTGCATCTTAGCCCTTAGACTTCAGTTTTGATCGAAGAATGTTCGCTAGCTTTGTCCCTGTCGGAGAACGTGTGAGAGTTGTGTCCCCCAACTTGGTATGGCCTGACCTGGGGCGTTATACGTTCCCTCTACATGGCAGTGATGTGCTACGCAAATTGCGATCGTCGGCATCTTATGGTCTAGATCGAAGTCTTCTTGGATGTTGTTTCAGTAAGCTTTTGGGTTTCAGTAAGTTTGCTTCGTTGAGACAGGACCTAGAGACAACATTGAACTTTGCTCGGGACACGCCATCAATGGAAGCATGAGAAAAAAATACTTTGATACCCCAAAGAATTTGAAGGAAGTAGGCTTCGACACCCCCAAGAATTTGGAAGCACTTTTGGATTTTTGTTATAAGTGTTCTTTTGTATTGGTTGTGCTACTTAATATATGGGACAAAATTTATGTTTTAACCCTAATTTATGTTTTGTACAGACGGGGTGTATATATACTTGCTCCGTTCataaatataaaaaaatgttttgaaTATTTTAGTATAGACTATATGCTGATTGAAATGAAATGCATTGACAAACATACTAAAGTGTGTCTCTATACACATATGGTtcggattttttttctgaaacataCTAATATCTATGATGACTTTGGTTTCATTGCCTTGCATCAATACTAATAAAAATATGGCTATGGCCATGTGCCTCACAAAGATACATCCACTTTGTAAAGAAGTTAGAACATGCATCTTATATTTACGAAAGGAGAATGTACCTTTTTAGCAGTGGCTTTGTGACAAGctatttactactccctccgtctcataatATAGTATGTTTGTCAATGCACTTTATACTAACGTATGTAGTATAAAAAATATTCTTATGTTATGAGACGGAGGGAGTGCAAATATTGCTCTCATGATTTAGCATTAGTGCATTAGCTACCTAGCTAGACTGCAGATCGAACAAACATACTGCGCCTGCCCTGGGACTGCCCACTGGAAATAAAAAAGAAGCAGTGCCGAAACCATATTCCTGGACGTCGCATGTTAGGCAGATCGACACAAAGATACCATTCACAGCATAGTCAACGACTCATTGCTCGATCCGCTGTCTCATGTAAGGCGCATGCGGCACATGTACTTGCATGCTAGTGACAGCAATTTCGTTAGCCGTTGATCATTGGCCACATGCACCAGTGATAGAGATCGATCAACGATGCCATGGTATATATGGTCTCACACGTACATCGTCAACAACCGGCAAAATGAATGCGGTGCGGTACTGCGGCCCATAGATCATTGGTAGAAGACAGCAAACCAAAGCGGACCGGATTTTCTCATGGGACCGGCCGGCCAACTCGACCGGATTCTCTTTTCATAGCTTTTGATCGCTTGCACCCGATTGACACGGTGGGGAAACTTTATGCAAATCCTTTGAGGTTTGGGTTGACGGAGATGGGTGTATGGATGGATCGTCCTTTTCCTCCAACCCGGTCTTTTCTTGTTCCTCTACGTTCATACCACACGTAGAATGCACCGGCAAGTGAGTGACCCGTTAGCGGAAAATGCGCAATGATTATTGACCTAAACACGAAGCAAAGCCCGAACGTAGCAACAAAAGGTCAtatattttgtttttctgttttgtggAAAAGTACGTAGAAGTAGAGTGATTGACACATCATCACGCACTGAACAAAGAAAAAGGAGCGAAGAAAAGGATCGATGGGCCTAATTAAAGAGCCCAATGATGAGAAAAATGGGCCAGAATGATGATCCAGTATGTCGATCCTTTAGCGCTTGCTTTTACTAAGGACTTTGTTGATCtaattttatttctttattttccTATCAAAaaatgcttttctatcaattaatACAGCCCCTTTCAGTTTCAACTCTCAGCTGAAACATACATGCCCGATGGATGTGCCTAATTAAAGAGCTCAAGGTTGGGGAAAATGGGCCGGAATGACATCCAGGATGTCCATTTTTTAGCGGTTGCTGTTCCTATGGACTTTGTTGATCTAATTTATTCATTTATTATCCTATCAAAAAGATAGGCTTTTTTTTATCATGATACTTATTTTTAATGAAACAATTAATACAACCCTTTTCCATTTCAATGTCACATCTGCAACGCTCTTCATTACAACATACATGCCTAACATGTTATGATTGTAGAAACTTGATACTTATTGTGGCGTCATGTTTATCTGTGCAAAGAACCAGAGGTATGGGTAATGCTCTCCACAGTAATGTATAAGTACTAGTTTAACTACTGAAGAAGTTAAAAATTAGATCTGAACGACTAACGGAGCGTCAGATATTTAACCACAGTAATGTATAAGATCTAGTTTAACTACTGAAGAAGTTAAGAAGCCAGCAGAAAAGTCATTATCTCATCCAGATGCCCCTGTACCACTAGCACCAAAATCATCCATCGTTTCCGCGGAAAAAAATAAACAGAAGGTTGGTGAGCCATTTACAGCTATGGATGCTCCTGGAGTAACACCATCAAAATACATCAATGTTTATAAGCGAAGAATACGCAAGAGGGGCAAGCTAATTGACCAGGGCGGGCCATCAACAGCTATGAATTCTCCTGCAATACTGGAAAACAGCATCGATATTGACCTTAATGTTGAACCTGAAGAGAATATGCAACAAGATCATCATGTTGATGTCCCACAAACACAGGATCCTGCGGAAGATTCAAATGCAGGTATGGTAACGCTACAAAGTTATAATACGTCGGAGAGCAGTACAAATGCATGCATTCACATGGTTTTAAATGCTGTAATAATAGATTTCATTTAAGTAATAAAACTATGCCAATGATGCTGAGTCATTAGGTGATAGTCTTACTCGTAGCATTATTTCAGTTTTAGTTTTAAACTTATGCATTTGAACATTGATATCATCAAATTACTTTATCTAATGATGtcatttattgctttttgcagaGGAGCTTATTGGTTCTGCTGATCAGAAAATTTctgatgttgttgctgatgttcaaGCAACTTTTGGAGGAGCAGAACCTGATAATTTAGGTCAGGGAGATGAGACCCCTGATATTGGTTCCCTGGTTTCGGAGACGCAGTCACAGTCCGTTGATTTTAGGGAGCCTGTGACTCAGCCTGAGGATGCTCCTGCTCAGCTAGCTGCTGAGTCATTAAGGCAGAAGAAGAAGATATATGAATCTCATGCTCCAAGGTCCAAGGCATTCCTAGAAGAGAATTTGGCTGATTCTTCTGATCCTATTGAACCTGATGTCTCTGGTACCCCAATTACTCATGGGAAGGATAGGGTTGGTGTAAGGAAAGGAAAACTGTCGAAAACTATTGCTGAGCAAGTTTCGCGTGTTAATCCTTCTCCAGGTACAGGTGTCGATGGTAAACGCCACAGTCCTCGAGTTAAAGTTTCTCTGAAAGCTAGTGTCTCTCCTGCGAAAGCTCCTGCTTTATCAAAGGTGACTAAGTCGAAGCATGCAGCAGCTAAGAAGACTAAGCCTGTTGGTTCGGCTAAGGATACAAAAGGTAAGGTAAAGAGGGGGCCTGCTAAGGCTAAGAAGCCTGATGCTGCTGGTAAGGGCAACAAAACTGTAGTTACAGCGAAGAAGGCTTTTCCTACTGCCAAGAAGTCTGTTCGCTTTGAAAAGGATGACGACTTTGttcctgatgaggaagaggatgtTGTTTCTCATGATGAAGGTGGTGAGGATTCTGATTTTGACACTGATGATGTGTCTAAGGTGATTTTCTTTTAATGCACACTCTTTGTAATTTGTACTTCACGCTCATAATGAATTGAAGCTGCTCTATGAGTGTGTTCCGTACTGCTTCTAAATATTTTCTCTGTACTTCACCTAATGAATATATGTAAGAGTATATCTGAGTTCTTTTTTATTTATAATCCGTTGCTTTACTTCCTTTTTTATTAGTACAATTGTACTTTCTCTTCTAGTTGGTGAACACTATTTTCATGCTTTTATGGAAGTTGTACTTCCGTTTCATATTAGTCTTGTACTTGCAAATTTATCTTTACTGTACTTCTTTATGTTTCTTTTGCATTGTACCTCTGCAAGCATATAGTTATATTACGTTTGCTGTAATTTCACTTCATGTGTTGTTTTATCTGACCTTCCGTGTTAGCATTTCTTGTACTTCCTCTTTTAAGTATAATTTCACTTTTCTGTTTTCATATCTAATTTCCTATCTTGGTTTTATAAATTTTGTCAGTATAAGTTTGTCGAGAGGCCTGCTCCGGAGTCTGCTCCGAAGCCTGCTCCAaatgagaagaggaagagaggTGGCAGCGTCTTCCAGCGGCGATGGTAAACCCAAGCCTAAACGAGGCTTCAACACGACTGTTAGGTGTTCCCTGAAGGAGATAGCTGCCTGTATAGATTTGTTGAAGGAACGCCACCTCCAAGTTCTTGACAAAGCTGATCTTGGCCATCTGAAAAATTTCAAGATCAAGTCCAACATCAGCCGCACTCTTGGTTGCTTTCTGATGTACAACATTGATCCGATCACCATGATCCTTGACCTGGTGGTAATAAAAAATTAGAGATCACTGCTAAAGTCATACACAAGTTATTTGCCCTCCCTTGTGGTAATGATTCTCCTCCGAGGCCTTTGAAAGAGTATGTTATCCCCTTGAGGGACTTAAAGGATGAGCTTGGTATTGACAGGGACAAAGATCTTGAATCAGACGATCTTCATGACATTCTTGAGAAACTTGTTCTGGATGAAAAGAAGGATGATCTAGCATTGAAGGTCTTCGGCTTGATCTTGTACAACAGGTTCATCTGCCCAGGGTATCATCCTCGCATTAAAAAGGAGGCCACTATGGTTGTAGATTTCGATCTTGTTAAGTTGAAGGACATGCAGTTGTGCCAGCTTGTTGTTGATGAGCTGAGAGTTGCTATCGAATTATGGCAGGCTTCTGACAAGCCTGGTGCAAAGTCCTCATGTTGTTGCAAATTGTACTTGAGGGGGGCCTTAGGACCTTGGGGCAGCATCAAGAGATGATGGATCTCATCTGGTCTGATGTATACAATTACATCATTTTGTAGCTGCACCTTGATCCTATCCTCTTCCAGATCAACTAGCTTCATACACAGATAGGTTTCCTTGCGCTGGCTGATTGGTCCCAACTTTAGGTTTAGGAAAGCTGAGTACCCAAGTTGCTCAACTTCACGTCGGTCTGCTTCATCAAGACAAGCCGCTGCTTCCATAACATCTTGGGCCTTAAAGCCAAAGTCAATACACAAGCGCTCATCTCTTTCTCCTTGTGCGCCCAACTTCTGACTCTTCATCTGGGGAGGACAGTTAAATGCATAATCATGAGCCAGGAGAAGAATTTTAGTTTCTACAAATGCAAATATTGGGAGGTAACAATTtgctttcaaattttcatcatTTTTAGTTCATTAAAACTGGGAGAACCAAGTTTTCCCTACACTAaaccaccacaacgacaaaaGAGATGCTAAACTCAACATTGAGTTAGCCAATTTGATTGAACCATCTAATTAACATTTTTGTAGATCATTGAATCATCTAATTAACATTTTTAAAGATGTGTCGTTT
This window encodes:
- the LOC123424425 gene encoding uncharacterized protein LOC123424425, encoding MSSTSRIESCGEMKSQKLGAQGERDERLCIDFGFKAQDVMEAAACLDEADRREVEQLGYSAFLNLKLGPISQRKETYLCMKLVDLEEDRIKVQLQNDVIVYIRPDEIHHLLMLPQGPKAPLKYNLQQHEDFAPGLSEACHNSIATLSSSTTSWHNCMSFNLTRSKSTTIVASFLMRG